In Allocoprobacillus halotolerans, a genomic segment contains:
- a CDS encoding phospho-sugar mutase yields MDYKANYERWLNHPAMDAATKMELTNMGEKEKEDAFYTNVEFGTAGMRGILGPGTNRMNIYTIRKANVGYAKYVLGLENGKERGVAIGYDNRHMSYRFAIESAKVLATYGIKSFIFESLRPTPELSFAVRYLKCAGGIMITASHNPKEYNGYKVYDDTGCQLIPEWADEVVKYVNEVEDELGIEVCSNEEAYPYMTWIGEEVDEAYYKEVMGIEINPGMDKSGFKIVFSPQHGTSNIPVRTCLGRLGYDVVPVLAQCAPDPDYTNTKSPNPEVDMAYELSIIKAKEVGADVVVICDPDGDRLGVVAKHDGKYVLMSGNQSAAVYLEYILSQMKEKGTLPDNAVMYNTIVTSDLGELVARSYGVDVEKTLTGFKFIGDKIRKYEKTGEKQFVFGYEESYGCVVKDFVRDKDAVQAVLTAAEAGNYYKKQGKDLIDVLNELYAKHGAFKESQIALSKAGAAGAARIKEIMDNLRKDAPTAIGGVKVVAVEDYQTSVRTENGTETTIDLPKSNVLKYYLEDGSWIAARPSGTEPKCKFYFSIKGTTVDEASNKTEVFQKDMMNIIGEA; encoded by the coding sequence ATGGATTATAAAGCAAATTATGAAAGATGGTTAAATCATCCAGCAATGGATGCAGCCACAAAAATGGAATTAACAAACATGGGAGAAAAAGAAAAGGAAGATGCATTCTATACAAATGTTGAGTTTGGGACTGCAGGGATGAGAGGAATTTTAGGTCCAGGAACAAATAGAATGAACATCTATACAATTAGAAAAGCTAATGTTGGTTACGCAAAATATGTATTAGGACTTGAAAATGGAAAAGAAAGAGGAGTTGCTATTGGTTATGATAACCGACATATGTCTTATCGTTTTGCGATTGAAAGCGCTAAAGTTTTAGCAACTTATGGTATTAAATCATTTATTTTTGAAAGTTTAAGACCAACACCTGAATTATCTTTTGCGGTTAGATATTTAAAATGTGCTGGTGGGATTATGATTACTGCATCACATAACCCAAAAGAATATAATGGTTATAAAGTTTATGATGATACAGGATGTCAATTAATCCCTGAATGGGCTGATGAAGTTGTCAAATATGTTAACGAGGTAGAAGATGAATTAGGAATTGAAGTATGTAGTAATGAAGAAGCTTATCCATATATGACATGGATTGGTGAAGAAGTTGATGAAGCATACTACAAAGAAGTTATGGGAATTGAAATTAATCCTGGTATGGATAAAAGTGGATTTAAGATTGTTTTCTCTCCACAACATGGAACAAGCAATATCCCTGTCAGAACTTGTTTAGGACGTTTAGGATATGATGTTGTACCTGTTTTGGCTCAATGTGCTCCTGATCCAGATTATACAAATACAAAATCTCCAAACCCTGAAGTTGATATGGCTTATGAATTATCAATTATAAAAGCAAAAGAAGTGGGTGCAGATGTTGTTGTTATTTGTGACCCTGATGGAGATAGATTAGGTGTTGTTGCTAAACATGATGGAAAATATGTATTAATGAGTGGTAACCAGTCTGCTGCTGTTTATCTTGAATACATTTTAAGCCAAATGAAAGAAAAAGGAACATTACCTGATAATGCAGTTATGTATAATACAATCGTTACTTCTGATTTAGGTGAATTAGTTGCAAGAAGTTATGGTGTAGATGTTGAAAAAACATTAACAGGATTTAAATTCATTGGAGATAAGATTCGTAAATATGAAAAAACTGGAGAAAAACAATTTGTGTTTGGATATGAAGAATCTTATGGATGTGTAGTTAAAGATTTTGTTAGAGATAAAGATGCTGTTCAAGCTGTCTTAACTGCTGCTGAAGCTGGAAATTATTATAAAAAACAAGGTAAAGATTTAATTGATGTTTTGAATGAATTATATGCAAAACATGGTGCTTTCAAAGAAAGTCAAATTGCTTTATCTAAAGCAGGAGCTGCTGGAGCTGCAAGAATTAAAGAAATTATGGATAATCTAAGAAAAGATGCACCAACTGCTATTGGTGGTGTCAAAGTTGTCGCTGTTGAAGATTATCAAACAAGTGTAAGAACTGAAAATGGTACTGAAACAACAATTGATTTACCAAAATCAAATGTATTGAAATATTATTTAGAAGATGGTTCTTGGATTGCGGCTAGACCTAGTGGTACTGAACCAAAATGTAAATTCTATTTTTCTATTAAAGGAACAACTGTTGATGAAGCATCTAATAAAACAGAAGTTTTCCAAAAAGATATGATGAATATTATTGGTGAAGCTTAG
- the ybaK gene encoding Cys-tRNA(Pro) deacylase encodes MKKIKTNVLRLLDQQHIPYEVKEYQYDEEHLSGEHIISQVDLKPEEIYKTLVLHDGYDYLVCCIPVLEEIDLKKLAKVSGHKSVEILHQKDLLPLTGYIRGGCSPIGMKKKFPTYFQEDMILLERVAVSAGKRGLQVILKPQDLISYVQGQYVDVIR; translated from the coding sequence ATGAAAAAGATAAAGACCAATGTTTTAAGGCTATTAGATCAACAACATATCCCTTATGAAGTGAAAGAATATCAATATGATGAAGAACATTTATCTGGTGAACATATTATTTCTCAAGTCGATTTAAAGCCAGAAGAAATTTATAAGACTCTCGTTTTACATGATGGTTATGATTATTTGGTTTGTTGTATACCGGTGTTAGAAGAAATTGATTTGAAAAAACTCGCAAAGGTAAGTGGGCATAAAAGTGTTGAGATATTGCATCAAAAAGATTTGTTGCCTTTAACGGGATATATACGTGGAGGTTGTTCACCGATTGGTATGAAAAAGAAATTTCCAACTTATTTTCAAGAAGATATGATTTTGTTGGAAAGGGTTGCTGTGAGTGCTGGAAAAAGAGGCTTGCAAGTTATTTTAAAACCACAGGATTTAATCAGTTATGTACAAGGTCAATATGTAGATGTAATCAGATAA
- a CDS encoding DUF1648 domain-containing protein, producing the protein MKIKVFDYVLWIMTLLLTVGVFLMPETVPVHWDANWEVDGYGSRYLFLIIVFLPVLVYYEMSLTKRIDPKRCNLEKERKHIVYFNVDLHYSFWSWQFFSNI; encoded by the coding sequence ATGAAGATAAAAGTTTTTGACTATGTTTTATGGATAATGACGTTGCTGTTGACTGTAGGTGTCTTTTTGATGCCTGAAACTGTACCAGTTCATTGGGATGCAAACTGGGAAGTAGATGGTTATGGAAGTCGTTATTTATTTTTGATTATAGTGTTTTTACCAGTCCTCGTTTATTATGAAATGTCTCTTACCAAAAGAATTGATCCTAAAAGATGTAATCTTGAAAAAGAAAGAAAACATATCGTTTATTTCAATGTGGACTTACATTATTCTTTTTGGTCATGGCAGTTTTTTTCGAATATATGA
- a CDS encoding SdpI family protein codes for MKTPWTLANEYVWKKTHKISGFGFVVIGLIIAVCALTQFSYSYIVLMVTIIAMTIVIYVYSYFLFKEKTKDIDE; via the coding sequence ATCAAAACACCATGGACATTAGCAAATGAGTATGTTTGGAAGAAAACACATAAAATATCTGGTTTTGGTTTTGTTGTTATAGGTCTTATTATTGCTGTATGTGCTTTGACTCAATTTTCATATAGTTATATTGTTTTGATGGTAACAATAATAGCTATGACAATTGTCATTTATGTTTATTCTTATTTTTTATTTAAAGAAAAGACGAAAGATATTGACGAGTAA
- a CDS encoding Cof-type HAD-IIB family hydrolase yields MEKIDLILVDIDGTLLNGEGVVTPKTREAIAKLKNQNILFGIATGRTPFAVKHLIKDWQIEEYVDIIMGFNGGCYLDMRTQKMSSCYLLDGKYISEIFETFKDFDFNAGIYDQESFHVLKEDAYTIDIAKRNKLPLIVDGLEPYHQRKVEKMLMIGNEDEIQRISQYYDTLENIDYRGVQSTPILFEFLNKELSKSKGIQKMCQDLNLSLDGILTFGDELNDYEMIRDYIGVAMGNANPQIKAIAKYVTTSNNEDGIAEFLESQQII; encoded by the coding sequence ATGGAAAAAATAGATTTAATATTAGTGGATATAGATGGCACTTTATTGAATGGTGAAGGTGTTGTGACACCAAAAACAAGAGAAGCAATAGCAAAGTTAAAAAATCAAAATATTTTATTTGGTATTGCGACTGGAAGAACACCATTTGCGGTGAAACACTTGATTAAAGATTGGCAAATTGAAGAATATGTAGATATTATTATGGGGTTTAATGGTGGTTGTTATTTAGATATGCGTACACAGAAAATGTCATCTTGTTATTTACTTGATGGAAAATATATTTCTGAGATTTTTGAGACATTTAAAGATTTTGATTTTAACGCTGGAATCTATGATCAAGAATCATTCCATGTTTTAAAAGAGGATGCATATACAATAGATATTGCTAAAAGAAATAAATTACCATTAATTGTTGATGGACTAGAACCTTATCATCAAAGAAAAGTAGAGAAAATGTTGATGATAGGAAATGAAGATGAGATTCAAAGAATCAGTCAATATTATGATACACTTGAAAATATTGATTATCGTGGTGTACAGTCTACACCAATATTATTTGAGTTTTTAAATAAAGAGCTTTCTAAATCAAAAGGAATTCAAAAAATGTGTCAGGATTTAAATTTATCATTAGATGGTATTTTAACTTTTGGTGATGAATTGAATGATTATGAAATGATTAGAGATTATATTGGTGTGGCAATGGGAAATGCCAATCCTCAAATTAAAGCGATTGCTAAATATGTGACAACATCCAATAATGAAGATGGAATCGCTGAATTTTTAGAATCACAACAGATTATATAA
- a CDS encoding putative sulfate exporter family transporter, whose product MQSIGQVIASASLVNQEVVEFATIFKIVRIIFIVVVALTYARMNLDENQPLFAKKEGVSAKVKAKVPWFVLGFFIFSLINSSGLVPEMLSVTAKTISTQFEIIALAAIGMRVKFADLIKEGPKAMLYGCLTGTSQIIFALIFIYLLFM is encoded by the coding sequence TTGCAATCCATCGGTCAAGTGATTGCTTCGGCTTCGCTTGTAAATCAGGAAGTTGTAGAATTTGCGACTATCTTTAAAATTGTGAGAATTATTTTTATAGTTGTTGTGGCATTAACTTATGCTAGAATGAATCTTGATGAGAATCAGCCACTATTTGCGAAAAAAGAAGGAGTCAGTGCTAAAGTCAAAGCTAAAGTTCCTTGGTTTGTACTTGGTTTCTTTATCTTTAGTTTAATCAACAGTAGTGGTTTAGTTCCTGAAATGCTATCAGTGACAGCCAAAACTATTAGTACACAATTTGAAATTATTGCTTTAGCGGCTATTGGGATGCGTGTAAAATTTGCTGATTTAATCAAAGAAGGTCCCAAAGCTATGTTATATGGTTGTTTGACAGGAACATCTCAAATCATTTTTGCACTTATCTTTATATATTTATTGTTTATGTAA
- a CDS encoding GrpB family protein has protein sequence MKLSDEYIQKVVVSGNVEHNQTIVLKPYDKQWPILFEREKQRISNILKDKALMIEHIGSTSVEGLMAKPIIDILLVVEDASREEDYLDALVSHGYVLRIKEPEFENHHMFKGPDTDINLHVFSQGSKEIDKYLIFRNYLRKNKKARQLYEDTKKQLAKKTWKYVQNYADAKSEVVQHIMDEAIKEKIKCIVKLIANENLNQQNKGNSPNKIPMPCFMMKKIHAHPYT, from the coding sequence ATGAAATTAAGTGATGAATATATTCAAAAAGTCGTTGTAAGTGGAAATGTTGAACATAATCAAACAATTGTTTTAAAACCCTATGATAAGCAATGGCCAATATTGTTTGAAAGAGAAAAACAGAGAATATCAAATATTCTTAAAGATAAAGCACTCATGATTGAACATATTGGTTCGACTTCAGTAGAAGGCTTAATGGCGAAACCTATTATTGATATTTTATTAGTTGTTGAAGATGCAAGTAGGGAAGAAGATTATTTAGATGCATTAGTCAGTCATGGCTATGTTTTAAGAATAAAAGAGCCAGAGTTTGAAAATCATCATATGTTTAAAGGTCCAGATACAGACATAAATTTGCATGTGTTTTCTCAAGGTTCAAAAGAAATAGACAAGTATTTAATCTTTAGAAATTACTTACGTAAAAATAAAAAAGCAAGACAGCTTTATGAAGATACCAAAAAGCAGCTTGCTAAAAAAACATGGAAATATGTACAGAATTATGCTGATGCGAAAAGTGAAGTCGTTCAACATATTATGGATGAAGCTATCAAAGAAAAAATCAAATGCATTGTGAAATTGATAGCCAATGAAAATTTGAATCAACAAAATAAAGGGAATTCCCCAAACAAAATACCAATGCCTTGTTTTATGATGAAAAAGATACATGCCCATCCATACACCTAA
- a CDS encoding hydrolase, producing the protein MTNKERFIEIYKSKIHREGSDKLLEFLMSRNSDFFEAPASARFHGSYEGGLLEHSLNVYDCLQDYLLRERVQQTYQLSYSEESIAIVALLHDLCKINCYKKGTRNVKENGQWIQVPTYEYHDTLPYGHGEKSVYMISGYMRLKREEAFAIRYHMGFSGSEDARNVGAAFEMFPLAFALSTADMEATYFIEGKKQNL; encoded by the coding sequence ATGACAAATAAGGAAAGATTTATTGAAATTTATAAAAGTAAAATCCATCGTGAAGGAAGTGATAAATTATTAGAATTTCTCATGTCACGAAACTCTGATTTTTTTGAAGCTCCTGCCAGTGCCAGATTTCATGGCAGTTACGAAGGAGGATTATTAGAACATAGTTTAAATGTCTACGATTGCCTGCAAGATTATTTATTAAGAGAACGTGTCCAACAAACATATCAGCTCAGTTACAGTGAAGAATCTATTGCGATTGTCGCTTTACTCCATGATTTATGTAAAATTAACTGTTATAAAAAAGGAACACGTAACGTCAAAGAAAATGGTCAATGGATTCAAGTACCAACCTATGAATATCACGACACTTTACCTTATGGACATGGTGAAAAAAGTGTTTATATGATTAGTGGCTACATGCGTTTAAAAAGAGAAGAAGCCTTTGCGATTCGTTATCATATGGGATTCTCTGGTAGTGAAGATGCCAGAAACGTTGGTGCTGCTTTTGAAATGTTTCCATTAGCTTTTGCCTTGTCTACTGCTGATATGGAAGCGACTTATTTTATTGAAGGAAAAAAACAAAACCTCTAA
- a CDS encoding TVP38/TMEM64 family protein yields the protein MIKQIKQHKKELIFMGKCFLIMGVLCLCLYQPMMKIFENPQVLRQQLQSYGIKGQFFLTAIMTLQVIFVFLPGEIVEVMAGYLYGSVYGLCLCLIGCAIGSILIFTFVKKWGQPFIEHFISLEKIKQVHFLHNPEKRNILCFIIFFVPGTPKDILTYLIPLTDMKMSTFLFITTIARIPSIITSTIAGYALGIEDYMFSILVFFITGIISLIGLFIYKKINQKKLSYHL from the coding sequence ATGATTAAACAAATCAAACAACACAAAAAAGAACTAATATTCATGGGAAAATGTTTTCTGATTATGGGTGTGCTTTGTCTATGTTTATATCAACCCATGATGAAAATCTTTGAAAATCCACAAGTTTTAAGACAACAACTACAAAGCTATGGTATAAAAGGACAATTCTTTTTGACAGCTATTATGACATTACAAGTGATTTTTGTTTTTCTTCCTGGTGAAATTGTTGAAGTCATGGCAGGTTATCTTTATGGCTCTGTTTATGGACTATGCTTATGTTTAATAGGTTGTGCTATTGGATCCATTCTCATCTTTACCTTTGTTAAAAAGTGGGGACAACCTTTTATAGAACATTTCATCAGTTTAGAAAAAATCAAGCAAGTCCATTTTTTACATAATCCTGAAAAACGTAATATCCTTTGCTTTATTATTTTCTTTGTACCTGGAACACCTAAAGATATATTAACTTATCTGATTCCCTTAACTGATATGAAAATGTCAACTTTTCTATTTATTACCACCATTGCTAGAATTCCTTCCATTATTACCTCAACAATTGCTGGTTATGCTTTAGGAATTGAAGATTATATGTTTTCTATTCTTGTCTTTTTCATAACTGGTATCATTTCTTTGATTGGGCTTTTCATTTATAAAAAGATAAATCAAAAGAAATTATCATACCATCTTTAG
- a CDS encoding LysR family transcriptional regulator: MIDDKMRTFIKVVEYQSYTQAAKHLHITQPAVTQHIKALEEHYQQKFIDSTHKSFRLTKMGELLYHYAKTQIHNENLFQEQLQAVQPSLVIGSTLSIADYYIPHIIATKIIQNSHPCEIVVANTQTLIHKLINGEVECAFVEGQFDTELFDYHLLKKERFIAVASIHHPLAHQNISFEQLYDYPLFIREKGSGTRDILENYLHQTIYSLSRFSQLVEIGSLSMIKTMLMDTQAITFVYAGVVEQEIKNKQLVELHIQNFDITRPMHFIYLQSHIHKKYYQELFNTMTK; the protein is encoded by the coding sequence ATGATCGATGATAAAATGAGAACATTTATAAAAGTTGTAGAATATCAAAGTTATACGCAAGCAGCCAAACATCTCCATATTACACAACCTGCAGTAACTCAACATATTAAAGCATTAGAAGAACATTATCAACAAAAATTTATTGATAGTACACATAAATCATTTCGTTTAACAAAAATGGGCGAATTGCTTTATCATTATGCGAAAACACAAATTCATAATGAAAATCTTTTTCAAGAACAATTACAAGCTGTTCAACCATCACTTGTGATTGGCTCAACATTATCCATCGCCGATTACTATATTCCCCATATCATTGCTACAAAGATAATTCAAAATAGTCATCCCTGTGAAATCGTTGTAGCCAATACACAAACTTTAATCCATAAATTGATTAATGGAGAAGTAGAGTGTGCCTTTGTTGAAGGGCAGTTTGATACTGAATTATTTGATTATCATTTATTAAAAAAAGAAAGATTTATTGCAGTGGCGAGCATTCATCACCCCTTAGCTCACCAAAACATCAGTTTTGAACAATTATATGACTATCCTTTATTTATTAGAGAAAAAGGTTCTGGAACACGTGATATATTAGAAAACTATTTGCATCAGACAATTTATTCATTATCACGTTTTTCACAACTTGTAGAAATTGGTAGTTTATCTATGATTAAAACGATGTTAATGGATACACAAGCTATTACTTTTGTCTATGCAGGTGTCGTTGAACAGGAAATAAAAAATAAACAGCTTGTAGAGCTGCATATTCAAAACTTCGATATTACAAGACCAATGCATTTTATCTATCTTCAATCCCATATCCATAAAAAATATTATCAAGAATTATTCAATACCATGACAAAATAG
- a CDS encoding ABC transporter ATP-binding protein yields the protein MLKIEHLTKTYDQYKAVDDLSLHIERGHIYGFIGHNGAGKTTTLKAVAGIMPFDEGKIIVDGKSMKSHALECKRVMAYIPDNPDLYEYLTGIQYLNFVADVYQVSKQQREQLIQKYGDLFELTSDLAQPISAYSHGMKQKLAIIAAFMHQPQLILMDEPFVGLDPKASHILKQLMREHCDKGGAIFFSTHVLEVAEKLCDKIAIIKQGKLIVSGKTQDVIGDESLEDVFLELEDDDNANETY from the coding sequence ATGTTAAAGATTGAACATTTAACAAAAACATATGATCAATATAAAGCTGTTGATGATTTATCATTGCATATTGAAAGAGGACATATCTATGGCTTTATTGGTCATAATGGTGCCGGTAAAACAACGACACTAAAAGCTGTGGCTGGGATTATGCCTTTTGATGAAGGAAAGATTATTGTTGATGGAAAATCAATGAAGAGTCATGCTTTAGAATGTAAGCGTGTCATGGCTTATATACCGGATAATCCAGATTTATATGAATATTTAACAGGTATTCAATATTTAAATTTTGTAGCCGATGTCTATCAGGTATCTAAACAACAAAGGGAACAGTTGATTCAAAAATATGGAGATTTATTTGAATTGACAAGTGATTTAGCACAACCTATTAGTGCCTATTCACATGGTATGAAACAAAAGTTAGCGATTATTGCTGCTTTTATGCATCAGCCTCAATTAATTTTAATGGATGAACCTTTTGTTGGATTGGATCCTAAAGCATCACATATACTTAAACAATTAATGCGTGAACATTGTGATAAAGGTGGAGCTATTTTCTTTTCTACCCATGTCTTGGAAGTAGCTGAAAAGCTATGTGATAAAATTGCAATTATCAAACAAGGAAAATTAATTGTCAGTGGAAAAACTCAAGATGTGATTGGTGATGAATCGCTCGAAGATGTATTCTTGGAGTTGGAGGATGATGACAATGCTAATGAAACTTATTAA
- a CDS encoding response regulator transcription factor, translating to MDYNILIVEDEIEICDAIEIYLKTQNYHIFKAHNGEEGLKIVESQIIHLAIVDIMMSIMDGIQMTMKIREKYDFPIIMLSAKSEDIDKVTGLNIGADDYMTKPFVPMELLARVSSHLRRYRKYLDVTTSKQPQNVYTVGGLELNLDTKTVSVDNRPIKVTPIEFKILQLLMAYPGKVFSAENIYESVWKEDAINTDTVMVHVRNLREKIELDPKHPQYLKVVWGVGYKIEKQGRDEL from the coding sequence ATGGATTACAATATATTGATTGTGGAAGATGAAATTGAGATATGTGATGCAATTGAAATTTATTTAAAAACACAGAATTATCATATTTTTAAAGCACATAATGGTGAAGAAGGATTAAAGATTGTTGAAAGTCAAATCATTCATTTAGCAATTGTTGATATTATGATGTCAATTATGGATGGTATTCAAATGACAATGAAAATAAGAGAAAAGTATGATTTTCCTATTATTATGTTATCAGCGAAATCAGAAGATATTGATAAAGTCACAGGATTAAATATTGGAGCAGATGATTATATGACAAAGCCTTTTGTTCCAATGGAATTACTTGCTAGAGTTTCTTCACATTTAAGACGTTATCGTAAATATTTAGATGTTACAACATCAAAACAACCTCAAAATGTTTATACAGTTGGTGGCTTAGAATTAAATTTGGACACAAAAACAGTTAGTGTGGACAATCGTCCTATAAAGGTGACTCCTATTGAATTTAAAATCTTACAATTACTCATGGCTTATCCTGGTAAAGTCTTTTCAGCTGAAAATATTTATGAAAGTGTTTGGAAAGAAGATGCGATTAATACCGATACAGTGATGGTCCATGTCCGTAATTTAAGAGAAAAAATAGAACTCGATCCAAAACATCCCCAATATTTAAAAGTTGTTTGGGGAGTTGGATATAAAATTGAAAAACAAGGCAGGGATGAACTATGA
- a CDS encoding sensor histidine kinase, which translates to MHFDEQGKPTINYTSDQNQMSHPITQMFPYQQTIYDENTDENIEVQYQPLKNITVTFAISNELHLSSQIGSYLFNTSRSQFYLYSLPYVFTFIALCGLATLFIPMKYLQSNRFLSFVLEIKFAFLAIIWGFITTFMYAGTAIIIAGTIQNQFPYIYQQFGIETIGPYLTPIINIIYFFIFYLLFVIFAYFIKYLFHKGLKAYCKENTCIGWILTNGYSLMNKVINFDLEDSLNKSVLKIILFNLLIIAGCSLFFVFGIFFAIIYSIIIFILIKKKFIDIQNDYHTLLKATKQLSQGHFDVQINQDIGIFNPLKDEFVHIKDGFQKAVDEEVKSQKMKTELISNVSHDLKTPLTSIITYVDLLKNNDISEEDQKHYLDILERNSLRLKNLIEDLFEVSKANSGDIKLELVDIDIIALIKQAELECQDKLEEKHLMMKWNGIDEKVICHLDSSKTYRIFENLFMNISKYALSNTRVYIDIRELNDSVHIIFKNISEAEMTFNENEIVERFVQGDKSRNSHGSGLGLAIVKSFTELQGGQFQIELDGDLFKSIIIFPKINQWDNKTH; encoded by the coding sequence GTGCATTTTGATGAACAAGGCAAACCAACCATTAATTATACAAGTGATCAAAATCAAATGAGTCATCCCATCACACAAATGTTTCCTTATCAACAAACAATTTATGATGAAAACACTGATGAAAATATCGAAGTTCAATATCAACCATTAAAAAATATCACAGTGACATTCGCTATAAGTAACGAACTCCATTTATCTTCTCAAATTGGTTCTTATTTATTTAACACATCACGTAGTCAATTTTACCTTTATTCTCTCCCATATGTTTTTACATTTATTGCATTATGTGGACTTGCCACTTTATTTATACCTATGAAATATCTACAAAGCAATCGTTTCTTATCATTTGTCCTTGAAATCAAATTTGCCTTTTTAGCTATCATTTGGGGCTTTATAACAACCTTTATGTATGCAGGGACTGCCATTATCATTGCTGGTACCATTCAAAATCAATTCCCTTATATCTATCAACAATTTGGAATTGAAACTATTGGACCATATCTCACACCAATCATTAATATTATCTATTTCTTTATTTTCTATCTACTCTTTGTGATTTTTGCCTACTTTATTAAATATTTATTCCATAAAGGACTAAAAGCATATTGTAAAGAAAACACATGCATTGGTTGGATATTAACAAATGGTTATTCATTAATGAACAAAGTGATTAATTTTGATTTAGAAGATTCGCTCAATAAATCAGTTTTAAAGATTATCTTATTTAATTTATTGATTATTGCTGGTTGTTCATTATTCTTTGTCTTTGGTATCTTCTTTGCGATTATTTATTCAATTATTATCTTTATTTTAATCAAAAAGAAATTTATTGATATTCAAAATGATTATCATACTTTATTAAAGGCAACAAAACAGTTATCACAAGGACATTTTGATGTACAAATCAATCAGGATATTGGTATTTTTAATCCATTAAAAGATGAATTTGTGCATATTAAAGATGGTTTTCAAAAAGCTGTTGATGAAGAAGTCAAATCACAAAAAATGAAAACCGAACTCATCTCTAATGTATCGCATGATTTAAAAACACCTTTGACTTCTATTATTACTTATGTTGATTTATTAAAAAATAATGATATTAGTGAGGAAGATCAAAAACATTATTTAGATATATTAGAAAGAAATTCTTTAAGATTGAAAAATTTAATTGAAGATTTATTTGAAGTCAGTAAAGCCAATAGTGGTGATATCAAACTAGAACTTGTTGATATTGATATTATTGCATTAATTAAACAAGCTGAATTAGAATGTCAGGATAAATTAGAAGAAAAACATTTAATGATGAAATGGAATGGGATTGATGAAAAAGTCATTTGTCATTTAGATAGTTCTAAAACTTATCGTATATTTGAAAACTTATTTATGAATATTAGTAAATATGCTTTATCCAATACAAGAGTTTATATTGATATTAGAGAACTTAACGATAGTGTGCATATCATCTTTAAGAATATCTCTGAAGCTGAAATGACTTTTAATGAAAATGAAATCGTTGAACGTTTTGTTCAAGGAGATAAATCAAGAAATAGTCATGGTTCTGGTTTAGGACTTGCCATTGTGAAAAGTTTTACAGAATTACAAGGTGGTCAATTCCAGATTGAATTAGATGGTGATTTATTCAAAAGTATTATTATTTTTCCAAAAATAAATCAATGGGACAATAAAACCCATTGA
- a CDS encoding DUF4351 domain-containing protein encodes MIMMYGVMTLAIYYGEKKWNYARNYRAMMNKGIRHLRRYMNVEFHPLIEMEKFDEGLFKNKDNQDLIKGLKLLYGKEKMTEKLIVSHEVACLLGTLCHDERIYQAIKAKRGETDMSDYVLRISREAKSEGIRLGRSEGRNEGIITTLIKQLKQRLGDLSKEMVKEINRSNKKQLDHLTLHIFDIESEEDIKKILLEK; translated from the coding sequence ATGATTATGATGTATGGTGTGATGACACTTGCCATCTACTATGGCGAAAAGAAATGGAACTATGCCAGAAATTACAGAGCGATGATGAATAAGGGCATAAGACATCTTAGACGCTACATGAATGTAGAGTTCCATCCACTGATAGAAATGGAAAAGTTTGATGAAGGATTATTCAAAAACAAAGACAATCAGGACTTGATTAAAGGATTGAAGTTGCTGTATGGCAAAGAAAAGATGACAGAAAAGCTCATTGTGAGTCATGAAGTCGCATGTTTACTAGGAACACTTTGCCATGATGAACGCATTTATCAGGCAATTAAAGCAAAGAGAGGAGAAACAGATATGAGTGATTATGTATTAAGAATTAGCAGAGAAGCAAAAAGTGAAGGAATCAGATTGGGGCGTAGTGAAGGGCGCAACGAAGGAATTATTACAACACTTATTAAACAATTAAAACAAAGATTAGGAGATTTATCAAAAGAAATGGTTAAGGAGATCAATCGAAGCAACAAGAAACAGCTAGACCATTTAACATTACATATTTTTGATATTGAAAGTGAAGAAGATATCAAGAAAATTTTATTGGAAAAATAG